A part of Aegilops tauschii subsp. strangulata cultivar AL8/78 chromosome 2, Aet v6.0, whole genome shotgun sequence genomic DNA contains:
- the LOC109761868 gene encoding uncharacterized protein: MPAPSPIPVTKSTPSCVRPDKHLPPFLKPEYLVQFLDNALSMLDKLHDHSEANLKPMHIGEVGIEMARLGKTLARDDEISRMEAGLLPPLLSGAFNSFESFKPQEASQTNELIISQVANLVGNIYRDLPENLQKELLNELRRATEQPTDNSGQAKGWMWGTFLSSVCVSLASHLAMFLLSALWPRSENVKEESAVGSPAPSATEKSVFLRWGVEKVIGPFLMCGALTAIRKFIISKEMGKKSYKANELVNLWINTFAKGTFFAIKELPVTRGGLVLWAHLASFAIELLGALWLLWRFGFWESDVVDS, from the exons ATGCCCGCACCTTCACCTATTCCGGTCACCAAGAGCACGCCCTCCTGCGTGCGACCCGACAAGCACTTGCCGCCCTTCCTCAAACCTGAATATCTTGTACAGTTTCTCGACAATGCCTTGTCAATGCTGGATAAGTTACATGATCACAGTGAGGCAAACCTTAAGCCAATGCATATCGGTGAAGTTGGAATTGAGATGGCCCGTTTGGGGAAAACCTTAGCTCGTGATGATGAAATCAGCCGGATGGAGGCTGGTCTGCTACCTCCCCTGCTCAG CGGTGCATTTAATTCATTTGAATCATTCAAGCCACAAGAAGCCAGCCAAACGAATGAGCTCATAATTTCACAAGTTGCAAATCTCGTTGGAAATATCTATCGCGATTTACCAGAAAATTTGCAGAAGGAATTGCTAAATGAACTAAGAAGGGCCACGGAACAACCAACAGATAACAGTGGACAGGCGAAGGGATGGATGTGGGGTACGTTCCTCTCATCAGTCTGCGTCTCATTGGCCTCCCATTTGGCCATGTTCTTGCTGTCTGCTCTGTGGCCCAGGAGCGAAAATGTCAAAGAAGAATCAGCTGTCGGCTCGCCAGCTCCAAGTGCAACAGAAAAGAGCGTCTTTCTTCGTTGGGGGGTTGAAAAAGTAATTGGTCCTTTTCTCATGTGTGGCGCTCTGACGGCCATTAGGAAATTCATAATCAGCAAGGAGATGGGGAAGAAGAGCTACAAAGCAAATGAGTTGGTTAATTTATGGATCAATACCTTTGCAAAAGGGACGTTCTTCGCTATAAAAGAACTTCCAGTAACACGTGGTGGGTTAGTACTGTGGGCTCATTTAGCGTCATTTGCTATTGAGCTTCTTGGGGCCCTATGGTTACTATGGAGATTTGGCTTCTGGGAGTCAGATGTTGTAGACAGTTGA
- the LOC109761871 gene encoding galactinol synthase 2: MAPMLKRIVEDEPKKEAYVTFLAGSGDYWKGVVGLAKGLRAVNSAYPLVVAVLPDVPEDHRRRLVEQGCLVREIEPVYPPVYPPESQTQFAMAYYVINYSKLRIWEFVEYERMVYLDADIQVFDNIDHLFDLDKGSFYAVMDCFCEKTWSHTLQYKIGYCQQCPDRVAWPERELGVPPPPLYFNAGMFVHEPSLATAKALLDKLVVTDPTPFAEQDFLNMFFRDVYKPIPPVYNLVLAMLWRHPENVELKKVKVVHYCAAGSKPWRFTGEEANMEREDIKMLVKKWWDIYNDEGLDYKAGDETTNLLRGALVEAGAVKYFPAPSAA, translated from the exons ATGGCTCCGATGCTCAAGCGTATCGTGGAGGACGAGCCCAAGAAGGAGGCGTACGTGACTTTCCTCGCCGGCTCCGGCGACTACTGGAAGGGCGTGGTGGGCCTGGCCAAGGGCCTCCGCGCCGTCAACTCCGCCTACCCACTCGTGGTGGCCGTGCTCCCCGACGTCCCCGAGGACCACCGCCGCAGGCTGGTCGAACAGGGCTGCCTCGTCCGCGAGATCGAGCCGGTGTACCCGCCGGTGTACCCGCCGGAGAGCCAGACCCAGTTCGCCATGGCGTACTACGTCATCAACTACTCCAAGCTCCGCATCTGGGAG TTCGTGGAGTACGAGAGGATGGTGTACCTGGACGCGGACATCCAGGTGTTCGACAACATAGACCACCTGTTCGACCTCGACAAGGGCAGCTTCTACGCCGTCATGGACTGCTTCTGCGAGAAGACGTGGAGCCACACCCTACAGTACAAGATCGGCTACTGCCAGCAGTGCCCGGACCGGGTGGCGTGGCCGGAGCGCGAGCTGGGCGTGCCCCCGCCGCCGCTCTACTTCAACGCCGGCATGTTCGTGCACGAGCCCAGCCTCGCCACCGCCAAGGCCCTTCTCGACAAGCTCGTCGTCACCGACCCGACCCCGTTTGCTGAGCAGGACTTTCTCAACATGTTCTTCAGGGACGTGTACAAGCCCATCCCGCCCGTGTACAACCTCGTGCTCGCCATGCTCTGGAGGCACCCCGAGAACGTCGAGCTCAAGAAGGTCAAGGTCGTGCACTACTGCGCCGCG GGTTCGAAGCCTTGGAGGTTCACCGGCGAGGAGGCCAACATGGAGAGGGAGGACATCAAGATGCTCGTGAAGAAATGGTGGGACATCTACAACGACGAGGGCCTCGACTACAAGGCCGGCGATGAGACCACCAACCTGCTACGTGGAGCTCTTGTTGAGGCCGGCGCCGTGAAGTACTTCCCGGCGCCCTCGGCCGCGTAG